The genomic interval CGTTTGTGATTTTAATGTGATTTAATAAGCATTTActttgaattcaattcaatttaccATAACGTTATGGACTTTTCTGTGCAGTAATTGTTATATAGGCTCAGCCAGAACATTTTCTGAGGGGCAACTATATTACTTTTAATTCTTTTAACCTCTTCatatttgtgttaataaagctctttttatgcaatgaggtttttttttatgaaataagTCTTAACACTTATAGttagactgattttttttccccagtaggATGTGTTTAATGAAGCTGAAAGACTCAACTGCACTTCCTATAGCCCCTCGCAAACAGGCTACCATGAACCATaacgcacacatgcacaaatgttggtttttttatatatatatatatattatcattaCTCTTTCAGATGAAAACTGAAAGTGCTGTTTTGACTATTTTTGGTCTATATTTTCTGGTGGCATCCATAATCACAATAGTTTATGTAATAGTTTAATATAGTTATACGTTTATATGTTGTTACATGCTTTTTTTAGTGGGAATTATAAGACACGTTCATATATTCTAGGTCACATTCACAATGAACTCAACattgaaacatttaaatgaacacaatggaaaaaaaaaaaaaccctccatttATCGTGACAGAAAGCGAGAACGCTGTATCAGGGCATATTTCAAGCCAAGCGCCCTAAACACCTgcacaactgtcaatcattctgGATTTTGGCGCATCTCCCGTTTTGATTAGGGGGGGAAAACAAGACTGCTCTTCTGGCATATTTTTCTGCTCCACTGTTGACTCCtacacaaaatgtgtaaagTCTGAAATGTTGCTGGTTCTCCCTGTTCTGTATAAGGGACGGAATAGTTTCCACCCAGAGAGCAGGgctaattttgctctcttggctgTAGCATTGTTGCGATTCAAAACTCTCCATAATCAATGCTTAGACCGTTGCACCACTCTGGAGACCGTTATGGGTTTTCTTACACTTTAGTGTTTATGTTCAACTGCAGAACACTGCCTTTTCATTAGGGAAGCAAGTGAGGCTAGTACATTcattagttttcttattgatgTACTGTGGAGATTCATCTACTTTCCTCTGAAGCACAGTAGCATGAAAGTGGAGATGAGAGTCCTAATGCCGAGATCACAGAGAACCGTTCATTTTTTCCTTTACAAGGACTTTGTGCATCACATCTGTTCATCGAGCGAGTGTGAGCGTGGAATGGGTGAGCAAGTCTTGAATCACTGTGGCCTTGATTGGCATCTCTGAGTGGAAGAAAAAAGCCTCAAGGGGTGTATGTGGGTGTCTCGAGGATGTTTTTCACTTGCAAATTTGCAAACTTTGATGATTCTGATTTAATTGGAAGACAAACAACCATAAAGcatatttcctcatatttatgtGCCTGTAGACTCGTTTAATGcagactgatttttattttaattactctTAGAAACCCTTTGAACAACTGATGAGATCTTGTAAGCCCATAGATTTACAGGTTTCGGCACTTAGGGTCTCTTTCCATGCTCATTACATTCAATCAATTGACTAGCAGTAGGCTGTTAGTAAAATTTATTTAGGCGTTAGCCTGGGACTATTACGCCTAATGTCATAAATTCTGTAATGATGTACAGGATGGACAATATGTCTTCACAACCTCTAATAATGACTGATCAGATCACTATAGTagtcattatttaaaaggagattaaaattcaatttaaaattgCATCCATTACGAATGAAGCTTTGGCCAACAGTGTGATCTGAGCCACTGCTTGTAATTTCAGCTTCTTATCCTCGATTGTGAAACAAGACAGGCTCTTAAGCACTCGTTTATGTGAGTCAGCGTATGAGGTGTTCCAGAGCTGTCTGTCTCGCTGCTCCCACACCAACCACTTACTCAAATGGGGAAGGGGGGGATGTACGCTATTACACTTCAATTATCTTAAGTCAATTATTTTAGGTCGACAAATGACAGACTTTCTTCGAGATTTTTATTACTGGTTTGATTTGAATACACAGTTGTATAGTGTGAGATGATGCATCAGCCACAGTGTaccttctgttctttctttaaCAGCCACATTTCACTGGACCCCTTCCCTCGCCTGGATCCTCCACCTCCCACCAATAAGAAGCGTCTCCCTCGCGCTTTGAAGACCACTCAGGAAATGATGATCTCCTCTGACCCTGTGGTGGCCTCTCCAGAGCTCTCAGACTCCTCCTTCTTGTCCTCCCCAGAGAAGATCCACCAAACCAAAGCCCCTGCGCAACCTGAAGAGCCTGAAGATCAAGTGCAACCCTCAGGAACTGATAGTGCTCCGGAGGCCCTGACAAAAGAAGAGAACAGATCAGGCCAGTTTGCTGATATGGATGGCATCCAAACAGCAGACGAAGAGAAGGAACGAGGCACTGTGGATGAAGACCAGTCGCACATCCTGCTCTCTGTTCCAGATCTCATCCACAAGGACGGCCTAGAGCTCAAGCAGAAAAtgagcagctctgagagtagaaTGGCGTCCACGCCGCGTCCAGGCAAAGGAGACCGTCGAATTAGCATGAGCGAGGGAGAGCTTCTTCAGAACGGCTCAGTGGGACACATGAGAACCTCCAGCACGGAGAACGAGGAACCACACCCAGACCtgctttcatttgaataaaatctTGAGCATGTTTGAGATCAATGTCACGATGATCTTCCTGATCAAGCCGGTCTTCGTCGGTCTTCTTGAGAGAATCTTTCTCTGCGAGATGTTGGTTTAACTGAAAAGGCAGTCACCGATGCTCGTACAGGAGAACCGCGGGCCTTAGGGGAACCAAGCAAAGTGGATTTATCATCGTGACATTTCTGTGAACCActgtattttctgtgtgtgcactataatgtgtttattatgtcTCACTTTATTATGTATTACCACAGAACTATTCTGAATATTTTAgcctaattattttaataactcAAATCactattttagatttttgaagCTTTTCCTGCACCTGTCAGTACTTCCAGCCATTTCAGAGATTATTCTTGTTGTGCATTTTATACTAAAGGATTGAAACAGCTGGTCAGTAATAGCCAAAGCGAGGACATTTGATTTGCTGTAATACTTCTAAAGCTGTGCATGTACTCCGTATCCCTGTTCACGCTGCTAAGCGATGCAGAGCCTCAATACGGCCACAGCGCCAAGCGATATGCATTTAATTCAGATTTAAAAAGTGCACTCAGAACAACATCCCCGCTCAGATTAGTGCTTTAGTACCGCTCTTAATTAAACGTTAGCTACGTTTCCATCCAAGTGATTTTGTTTCAATTTTGCGAcgtttaaatgtaatattttacacatcGGCAaaactttattctttttaacgTTTGTCGATgcgtttgcaaaataaataaataaataaatgttttcaatacatttttattttatcgcTTGTAATATGCATAATAATGCGTAGTGTCTATGAAAGCTAAGCTACTGGGGTTGACATAGAGAATGATCTGTGCACTACCAAAGCTATTCATAGTATTATGTGATGGCACAAAGgctgagatttttatttatttattttttttttttttacggagaTCCGATGGTGACATGTATGGTCATGGCATAGTAAAGCATTAGTTTCATGTCCCCACTGGGGCTCTGTACTACTCCAGTGCAAAATTTTGTAATGATTTTGAGATCACACTCCTTtttcgttttgctttttttttgttttttttttaaatatatatatatataaaggttaATAAACTGCTGTTCAGATTTCCAGCGTCCATACACCAGATCCTTAGTGACCAGTTTTATGGGTGGTTGACTTCAGGGCACTTTAAATAACATCTTTTCTTGGGCATTATTACAATATTCAGACTAACTTTACATTAGTCTGTATGCATTTCCCAGTTTTTATTGGAACTGGGAGTGAAATCTCAGACTTGCTGGCTAGTTTTTGAACACAGAGTCAGTCTCACGTAtcaatctgaataatctcaCTCCGAGATCTGTGTATCAGCAGTCAGGCGGAAGATGCTGGAAAGGTGAGAAGCATGGATAAGAAATGTAGGGGCTGAATGAgcagaaaaatagaaaagataTTAAGGTCTTCACTCTTTTGACCTGATTAGCATGCTAATGATTATGCTAGGAGGTAGATATTTGGTAGAACTACAGCTATGTGTTAAGGCTGAAGGAAGTAGAAAGTAAGACATGGGTGTATGTAGAACCAAAGCAAGGTCCAGGTAGCAAGCCTGTCAGAAAGCCTGGCCATCCAGGAGGGAAGATAAAGCAGGACAGAATGAGGCCCAGGAATCTGAGTGCAGGATTCTGAGAGAGAGGTTCTCAAGCACAGAGCGTACAGAGTGCTGCTGACGGACAGTCAGAGTGACGGCCTGCTCGGGGAATGGCACTAATGAGGCTCAGGCAGTGGAAAGCCTGGAGGGAAGGGCCTGGAGATGATAAGGAATGTCGTAACTCGATTTACACCgtagcgctgttgaattctcagttctgattggacaggaggtgttgattcataTTCTACTTCAACAGCCGCAGTAGAAGCAGTCAGTAGTGTTCTCTGCATGGCAAATCGCAGCTTTCTATTAATGCGcatgttctaatacattatcctTTCCATAGCAGCGACTTGCGCAAGGACAAAAACGTGTAATCGTTTGAAGATTTCTGGAAGGAGACTTTTATTTCTCACTTTGAAAGGCGTCTCCGCTGTCAATACTTTGCAACGATCAGACGTAAAGCTGTGCCTTAACATGTTCCGacactggaaagtcttcaggatgaagGACTTTGcgttttctcagtaacatatgttttggggttttgtttgtttgtttgtttgtttgtttgttcagttcattttaagagagaaaaaaaaaggacagaagaactgtttatagctgctataacataagaaaataacacaggGAACTAACTTATTTTCCAGATGTTCCAGAACGACAtgcataaatggataaaatgtacacGTTGttctttagttaaaaaaaaatgtttgtaaacaTTACTGTGGtattgctgttattggaaaataatccactttgctTTTGCTTTGCGCCCTACAGCCCACTACCCtgccactgattattttccgataacggCATGCTTCCAGATGTTTTATCCCTAACATAAAGCTCAGCCTGATGTCAGTCTGGCTCGCACGATCCTCTAGAAGCACAGTCTTTCACATCAAACAAAACCTCCTCTTCAAGACCTTTTGACCACGTCAAAAGGTCTCCACTCGACTTTCTCCCACTCCCAGTGCGTCGACGTTATAGAATACTTTTCCGCCGTTTTATCAGGGACATCATGCAATATTTAGTCATTTCAATACGGTTAGAATGAATACCGAGATGATTCATGGATGAGGCGATGAGCAATTGCAGAAAGAAAAGGTTTAGAAAAGAATTGTCGGTCAGAATGATGAAAAGCATTACGTGGGTGTCCTGTTTGAGTGATGGACTCATTCTTCTGTTCAAACTGTCCTTCACGATAATGGACCGCTCTTATAAATGGAACCTCGATACGCGAGGACACGTTTCATTTCACCTGTGAGTCAGCCTTTTGCTGCGCTAATGCCGTGCGCCTTCGCTGTACGTGCCACTGGGTCGTAAAGTGTAAAGTAACATTATTGTATGAATATTTTATGATACTCAAATGTATATGTGCTTGGAGGGGAGGGAAGGGGAGGGGGtggagggtgggggggggtcgAATCAACTAAAAgctaaaaataatatttctgttttagTCCGATttgaagatgattttttttttttgtgatcagaatgtattaaaaagaaaagaataattaTTGTCgtttctttgtgttttaaacTGTCACATATCTTACTTTATAATGCTCACTTTATCATGATAAACGATTGAAGGAAACTGTTGAAGGAACATTGTGTTTATGAAGGTTTTATGAGCGcactaaaagcaaaaaaataa from Ictalurus furcatus strain D&B chromosome 11, Billie_1.0, whole genome shotgun sequence carries:
- the LOC128615086 gene encoding uncharacterized protein C1orf226; the encoded protein is MNEHHWWNLLFPIKALLFVHRSSQALVFFIIAPQQNKTQKVDLFFCLLSAVDQSMFENSSAGEQLKQATKPSSISGRRDVSSPGGQKSSTHLKNLGKAMGAKVNDLLRRKEPGSLGDIGVTEVNKNVGAVWSSHKVTVNSHISLDPFPRLDPPPPTNKKRLPRALKTTQEMMISSDPVVASPELSDSSFLSSPEKIHQTKAPAQPEEPEDQVQPSGTDSAPEALTKEENRSGQFADMDGIQTADEEKERGTVDEDQSHILLSVPDLIHKDGLELKQKMSSSESRMASTPRPGKGDRRISMSEGELLQNGSVGHMRTSSTENEEPHPDLLSFE